The Urocitellus parryii isolate mUroPar1 chromosome 6, mUroPar1.hap1, whole genome shotgun sequence genome includes a window with the following:
- the LOC144255309 gene encoding small integral membrane protein 10-like protein 3, translating into MAAALSGLAVRLSRSAAARSYGVFCKGLTRTLLIFFDLAWRLRINFPYLYIVASMMLNVRLQVHIEIH; encoded by the coding sequence ATGGCGGCGGCTCTGTCGGGCCTGGCTGTCCGCCTCTCGCGCTCGGCCGCCGCCCGCTCCTATGGGGTCTTCTGCAAGGGGCTGACCCGCACACTGCTTATCTTCTTCGACCTGGCCTGGCGGCTGCGTATCAACTTCCCCTACCTCTACATCGTGGCTTCCATGATGCTTAACGTGCGCCTGCAGGTTCATATTGAGATCCACTGA
- the Fam220a gene encoding protein FAM220A, whose product MRDGGGTLGTCLIEAKGEGGDDWYKQLCSLKKRTQKESPCPADIPFWMDKSAVDVNGNSQNEVLSLEMKNDLSDTDLLLHNGNKELPYLKKSMGRNLAPVAAPTKAMGLSFAPAEEHLAGVFLGVGDALGRDWLRSRPRAMDSQRGQCPKGEPWVSGQPVHPKLWEMVVFKGEPPSALHEGLCSESELSRLRSVLLATLHSCPEVLLEDKTRCVFLDHLKPMFSEQTTEYKKMLSCVKSTSNGLEITLGLLALQPFQLVNPLCHS is encoded by the coding sequence atGAGGGACGGAGGAGGGACCCTCGGCACCTGCCTGATAGAAgcaaagggggagggaggagatgacTGGTACAAACAATTATGTAGCCTTAAGAAAAGAACACAGAAGGAGAGCCCTTGCCCAGCAGATATACCTTTCTGGATGGATAAGTCTGCAGTTGATGTAAATGGAAATTCACAGAATGAGGTGTTATCATTGGAAATGAAAAACGATCTGAGTGACACTGATCTCTTGCTTCACAATGGCAACAAAGAGCTTCCATATTTGAAGAAATCAATGGGAAGAAATTTAGCTCCCGTAGCTGCTCCAACCAAGGCCATGGGTCTGTCCTTTGCTCCTGCAGAAGAGCATCTTGCTGGGGTGTTCCTCGGTGTTGGGGACGCTCTGGGGAGGGACTGGCTAAGAagcaggcccagagccatggacaGCCAGAGAGGACAGTGCCCCAAAGGAGAGCCCTGGGTGTCAGGACAGCCAGTCCATCCGAAACTGTGGGAAATGGTAGTTTTTAAGGGTGAACCACCAAGTGCTCTTCACGAGGGACTATGCTCTGAGTCAGAACTGTCTCGCCTGCGTTCTGTGCTGCTTGCAACACTGCACTCCTGTCCTGAAGTACTTCTAGAGGACAAGACAAGATGTGTTTTCCTTGACCATTTAAAGCCCATGTTTTCAGAGCAAACAACAGAGTATAAGAAAATGCTTTCATGTGTAAAAAGTACCTCAAATGGTCTGGAGATAACACTGGGGTTACTGGCTCTACAGCCTTTTCAATTAGTAAATCCCTTATGCCATAGTTAA